Below is a genomic region from Castanea sativa cultivar Marrone di Chiusa Pesio chromosome 2, ASM4071231v1.
CACCATAATCGATTTTTGAAGGCGGTGACCTACTGTTTACCGCTGGAGTCATTAGATTGGGCGAATTGGTTTCGGTCAGTTGCATTGAGTGGGTTGGGTGGCCTAATGGCTTGGATAGCTATACTCATCATAAGTTTAGTATATTCGTAAACAAGCTATTCAATATGATTTAAGTGTGTTTATGTttgtataaataattttatgagatatcaaattattattcttacttataaaaaaaaatcaaattattattcataaaaaatgcactctattaatttaaataatatattaatcatactttaattatttattaataattattagcGTGGATTTAATGCGTAAAGTATAAGCATACTATCTTATAGCATGGATTTGTGAAATTaaccacaaaataataataaaaactagttTGCTGGTATATGTCAGAATTAAGAAATAAGCTATCTCATAAGCTAGTTTCCTACTAGGGTCCAAGGAAACTGATCAAAATGCTGTGCTGTGACTTTGTTTGCTGGTATATGTCAGAATTAAGAAATAAGCTATCTCTAGTATAGAgatacatattttgaaattttcaattacttcattctttttttccccaGTTTTACAGGAGTTACAtatatggcctgtttgggagtttagagaaggaggagagtagaggggagtagaggggaggggagtagtggggaggagagtagaggagaatgattaccctccaccttgtttggacgtttttataattagtaagggggaagggagtaattagcccttccccttgtttttaacattgtaattttataaatataataagggtaaattaggtaatttactttatcaataattttatgtgctctacactccctccaaatctctccaatttgggagaattaaaaatgaggggttggaagtagttgaaaccccttcaaacccctccccctccttccttaaaaaactcccaaacaaggtaattgaattactccccttccctctactctactccccctccttttttaaacatccaaacaggccaatAGAGATACATATATGGCATCTATTGAATTTGACACCAAGGTACTTTTTTTGATTAGTTGTCAAGCTGAGAAGTTCATACAAGCTTTATTAAAATGTATTAGATACCCATCTTATAACTGTTTGAAGATTTGTTCTATATTGTATAGCTAAAAATTCTAACACTTGATAATTAATGGtgtttttaaaaacctttatgtTAATATTGTTAGTTATAAGAATAAAAAACCAACTCTATAGGAGACAACAAGTTCATGAAGTTTATGTCTTACCAGGTGAGAAAGCCCTTAGGAAATCCCCAAGGTGAATTGAACTTTTCTTACAAGTTTGGTGAGAAAGTATCTAATGCAGCAGTGGCTCCAAAGGTCTATGGGGCTAAGCCAGGTggctagggaaaaaaaaaatatagccgcgttttaaaaacgcggctatagctgtGCCCTATAGTCGTTCTTGAAAGATGTGGCTGGAATATGTCTTATAGCTGCGTttctaaaaacgcggctattGATCCTGGCTTATAGCCGCATTtgtaaaaaacgcggctataaacCCCTCAGCCTAAGCTGCAGGTTTTAGGCCACGGCTGAAAATGCGGCTAaaataaacgcggctataggccgaATCATCCTATAACCACGTTGTCAGCagcggatttttttttttagtcactTGTGAatatgcttaaatttttttccaataataTAGTAATATAAGCTTAatcttttttaaacaaaaacatgaatTAAACATCTCACATAGTTTAACTATTAatttatgctaaaaaaaaaaaagagaagggatTTTTAGCTCGTTtcgtatttaaaataaaattcaataacctatcaaaaaaaaaaaccaattttgtTTTAGTCGGCTTTTATCCAGTAGAAGATGGTCGATctaatttagtaatttacccAACAAAATTTAAACGCGTCTctctttaaaattcaaaatttaaaatcatcCCGTTTTTTGCGATGTCCTTCCTAGTTCCTATATATACGTAGGAACAGAGAAAcggaaagaaagagaaaatccaaaaaaagcATTTGATCCTTAATCTGAATCTGAATCTAATTTAGCTCTGAGCACCATTTCCATTCGAAGTAAGCTTCTCTTTTATCCACCTAAATATCTGTTTTACTTCAATTTTCGGTTCAGATCTGATCTGCTTTTTCGAGATCtatgtgatttgatttgttTGCTTTGTTCTGCAAAAATCAACgtactgaaattgaaaaaaaatgatcaaaatagtTTCAATTTGTTCGTGTTACTAATCTATtacgttttttgtttttagcttGATCGCTTTGATTTCTATATAGATTATAGGAAATGAGTTTGTGTTGGGTGGGATCTAATGCAATTCTCATGTATTGGCTGTGAAATTTGAGTTTTgtgggtttgaattttgaatgtcATGCACAGTAACATGGACGAGCCAATGAGGTTAGGTTTTGTTATGTGTTAGATTTTAGATTGTCTATTGGAGTAGTTGATTTGATATCCAATAATAACTAGAACATAACGTTAGTCCTAAAACTTTGGGATCGGCTACAGATTAGAGTTGGTtacatgtattattttttatattcgaTCGTATCCAAAATCATACTCTTTGTTACTTGATGATTTGATATCAAccttttggaaatattttttgggtagaTCAAAAGGAAGCGGCTAACGCCATGTTGTgtagaattatacaaatgagTTTTAGTTGAcctaaaatgataattttactTCTTTCGTCCTGATAGAACACTTAGAAAATTATGGTACAATAGTTGCCTTTATGGTTTATGTATAGCTCTTAAACGAGCTAGAATTAGTACAAAGGTAAAAGTTGGGCTCAATTAGGCTTTGGATTAATATTCTAACATGTTATATAATAGAAGAGAGTTTGCAAAAAATTAGTATGCAtatcgattttctcaaaatgcTCTTAGGTGGATTGAGTGTGTTTGGGATTATTAGAAAATGCTCTTACCATGTGgattttaagtttgatttatttcattaattaaattgcATGCCATTTACATACTTTCATCTTTTGTTGGGTGGAGGGAGtatgatttttcaaacttaattaGAAGGGAAATGGGAGTCTTGTGGTTTGCACTTACATGGTTTGATAATGATTTATAGAGTACATTTGTGTGAAGACTCTGTAAGTGCTTGATATTTTGATGGTGTCTGATATATTGTTTTACCAATGTTACTGGTTTAGAAATTACTTAAGATATGTGAAGAAGCTGTCATAGTGTTAGAATAATAGTTAAGCGATGAAGTTTACTTTTTCCTATCAATTTAAGCTTCTGGGATAAGTCATTGAAAGGGAGTTTGCACTGCACCCAACGCATAGAATGCTTATTGTGAATTTGTGATATTAGCTAGAATAATAGTTAAGTGATGAAATTCACTTTTTCCTATcaacttaagcttttgggataaGTCATTGAAAGGGAGTTTGCACTGCACCCAATGCATAGAATGCTTATTGTGTATTTGTGATATTAACTACTGAATTATTGTTCTTATTGATTCCATCCTATTTTGCATCTTAggaaacttttatttttcttttttgttgatttttcttcattctttttgctCAGAAAAAATGGTCACGAGCttagatatataatttttcttaacaTTTGATGGATTTCTAACTCCACCTCTGGTCACTAAATATGTCAGATACAGAATGGGGCTGTCTTTCACCAAGCTTTTCAGCCGGCTTTTTGCTAAGAAAGAGATGCGTATTCTTATGGTTGGTCTCGATGCTGCTGGTAAAACCACAATATTGTATAAGCTCAAGTTAGGAGAAATAGTTACCACCATCCCTACCATTGGTATGCTTTCTTTTGTAGCATAtcttaaatgaataaaatgccCTCTCCTTGTTTGTGATTTAGTTATTTAGCATAACAAGATGAAAGTGGAGGTTTTGCTGTTAAATGGGTGTAGCTTAGTGATTTGGGTTGCTATAATTCTAATACCTTTGAACAACAGTGCTAAATGTGCAGCATTTATCCTAATACCATTATTTTCTGCAATAATAttctgtttctttttcctttcctttgaCAGGATTTAATGTGGAAACTgtggaatataaaaatattagctTCACTGTGTGGGATGTTGGTGGTCAGGATAAGGTGAGCAACATCTTGTTCTATGATATCCTGTCTCATTAATGTTGTCTTTGACTTAATTTAGTCTACTTATGCAACCTTGCTTATTCTAATTCTTTCTTCTGCAATTTAGGTGGTCCAGTTCATGTCTGATTTAGTCAACCTTTATTTCAGATATTTTATACGTAAAGCCTAATTGTAACTAATTGTAGTTGAATTATACACTGTACAGATCCTATATGGCCCCATTCTTTTTTGCTTATAtatcatactatatatatggATGCTTAATTATTGATTTTAGGTACCTAATGCTCTCATAACCACGAGATCACACTGGTCCTTAATATGCATTGTGGTTATAACCTTCCATGGAAGTTTATGTGTTAATTAAGATGCATGATGGTTAAACATTATCCTCAGTCTATGCTGTTCTGCTTTGGTCCTATTTCAGTTGTCTTTACTCTTTATGTCGCAGCTGATATGCATATATCAAACATGATATTatatccctttttcttttgggaaGGGGGttgatattttgaatttggcatGGGTGGTCAATCTAGTGCTTATTAGGTATGTCTGCATCGTCTTGACATTATCATTAAGTTAAACTCACTCCTTTAAATAGATCTTAATTTATGCGAGTAAAGCTGATTGACTGTGTGGTTCACAAGTTTGTCCTGTTGAAGCTGGTTAATAATATTTGTCTCATATTTACTTTTATTGGATTGTACAAATCCACAACATAGTTTTATACCTTCATTTGAACATCTATGATGCTTCTTCAGTTCAATCtgaaaagttttgaaataaCTTTGGTCTAATTCCGTGTTCACACCCTTTACTCttgaaaatttcatttgatttgATGGGTTGTTTCAGATTCGACCTTTATGGAGGCACTACTTCCAAAACACACAAGGGCTTATATTTGTGGTAGATAGCAATGATCGAGACCGTGTTGTTGAGGCTAGAGATGAGCTGCACAGGATGTTGAATGAGGTACTACAAAAATTTGGGCTTTGATCAgctatatttttcatataaatagtGGTTAAGTGGTTGTGTTTTGAAAGTGGTCCTGTTAACAGCAGTAagatctctttttctttggcAGGATGAATTAAGAGAGGCTGTGTTGCTTGTGTTCGCAAACAAGCAAGATCTTCCTAATGCAATGAATGCTGCTGAGATCACTGATAAGCTTGGCCTTCATTCTCTCCGGCAACGCCATTGGTAAAGTTGATAAACACCTCCTCTCCACTCCATTAAAGTGATTAAACCACACACAGAAATACGCTCAAAGAGACAAACATGTGATCGCTGTTGATACTTTGCAGGTACATCCAGAGCACATGTGCAACTTCTGGTGAAGGATTGTATGAGGGACTGGATTGGCTCTCAAACAACATTGCTAACAAGGTAAGATTATAGTTTTTTCCACATCTGCCTACGATTCACGCAAAACTACATTAGCTTGCTGCACTGTTGTTTATCTGCTTTTTATTTCATCTAAATCTTTCTAATTCAACTTTTCCTGACCTCAGGTTTAGAGGATTGCGGGCTGGTCTCTCTATACTTTTCTTAAGTGATTGTGGCAAGAAAAGAGGATTTTTCGTTTTTGTTTAATTCTTTTGTATCCTACTACCCCTTAATGTGTACTCTGGTTGcgatcaaaattaaattttctgtAAGCTATTGGCATTTGCTTAAATACACAGTAACTCATGAAATATTTAAATTCTGTTTGTGGtgatattttatcaatatcAAAGGAAGGGGTGAATAAATAATGTATAGAATACAAATTTTACTCTgccaaaaaaaagtaaaatatatcaCACAGCCAAAGCCCTAATAGTAATAAGTTTGATTACTGCATTTGGGAATTGCATTGTACCCTTTTGCCAAGagtaggggtgtccacgggtctGTTCGGTTCGGGTTTGTGCTCAATTCGGATCCGATTTCGAATGAAAGACAGATCAAAGACcacaaatttacaaatttgaaaaaacaaatctaCACTGAAGAACAGATCTACAAACCCAAACACCAGACACCCTCAAATCCAAAGAACACAAATAGAAACTGGACTTGCATGAGActgaaacaaagaaataaagtCTGTGTTTGGCTctatgtaaaatgtttttcaagtgtaaaatattttcaggtgaaaatattttttagaaaagaaaatattttcagttgtttggtggcattttaaaaaatactttgaaaaatattttttagtgtttggttgtgttcttgaaaatactatagaaaacacattttctacttgttgctcacattttctcaacttccaaacaaatatataatatcatttctcaatagataaatacaaaagaaacaaaaccaaacaaaaaaaaattcatcaaatctggtcaaattgagagaagcaggaagagagagaggctgGGTTCGATCTAGAGGCTGCGGAGGCAAGATCGCACAGCGGAAGTGATTGGGTCATGGTGGGTTGCTCATCTTGCGGTGGTTTGCTCGACATGGGTAGAGAGAAAAATGGTAGATCGATGACATGGGTGGCagagggaggaagagagaaatAGGGCAGATCGGTAGTGGAGTCGAGCTAtgcttgatcggcggtgagAGGCATGGCCTAGACGACGGTGGAGTCGATCTCAAGTTCAGGTGActggcctctctctctctgacggTGGGTggctctctctcactctcttggttcagttctttttttttttttttgaaatggtttgaaggtaaGATAGATGTGTAATCTATTTTACACTTCAGGCTTTCATATTTTACAGTCAACGGA
It encodes:
- the LOC142625741 gene encoding ADP-ribosylation factor 2-like — translated: MGLSFTKLFSRLFAKKEMRILMVGLDAAGKTTILYKLKLGEIVTTIPTIGFNVETVEYKNISFTVWDVGGQDKIRPLWRHYFQNTQGLIFVVDSNDRDRVVEARDELHRMLNEDELREAVLLVFANKQDLPNAMNAAEITDKLGLHSLRQRHWYIQSTCATSGEGLYEGLDWLSNNIANKV